From the genome of Candidatus Woesearchaeota archaeon:
CGCATTCTTTTTTTCAGCGATTTAATGCGCTCGCGAAGCTCTATAGCACGTTCGAACTCGAGCGCCTCGGCTGCTTCCTGCATCCTTGCTTCCAACTCGATAATCACGTTCGGAATTTCCTTCTTCGGAATGTGCTTGACATCCTTGACGTCAACTTCTTTTTTCCTGACCGGCTTGACAATTTTTTGAGGAGTGATGCCGTGCTCCTTGTTGTACGCAAGCTGCAACGCTCGTCTTCGCTTCGTCTCCTCAATCGCGCGCCTCATCGACTCAGTAACCGTATCAGCATAGAGAACCACCAAGGAATG
Proteins encoded in this window:
- a CDS encoding excinuclease ABC subunit B (The UvrABC repair system catalyzes the recognition and processing of DNA lesions. The beta-hairpin of the Uvr-B subunit is inserted between the strands, where it probes for the presence of a lesion); this encodes HSLVVLYADTVTESMRRAIEETKRRRALQLAYNKEHGITPQKIVKPVRKKEVDVKDVKHIPKKEIPNVIIELEARMQEAAEALEFERAIELRERIKSLKKRMR